DNA sequence from the Leptospira limi genome:
TGCTCGATTAAATGCAGGATCATAAATCGGATCCATACTGTTCATGACAACTCGTTGACGCGCATAATGTTTGTTATCCGCGTTGGAAATATTATGACCTGTTGTTTGGATCGCCTGTTGGTGGACCGAAAGTCCTCGTTTTCCGATTTCTATACCTTGGAATGTGGATCCCATACGATTCTCCTAGGCAGTCGCGTTCAAAATGATCGCGCCTTTTTGGCTCTGCCCACGCCTTGTTGGTTGTTTGTGAGAGGTATACACCTTTTCACGGGATAACTCTTGAAGTGAGTCAACAGTTGCTTGTAAAAATTCTTTTCTGGTTCGTAGAAGTTTTTCATTGGTAATGATGGCATCCTTAAGGTCTGCCACCACTTTTTTTAGTTCTAACGCAAACGTTTTGAGTTTAAAATTGGACTCACGGTCCATTTGGTTTAAAAAATGAGTGAGTGTGATGGAAGATTCGTCTTTTTGAAACTTTTCCTTTTCATAGACATCTTCTATGGTTTTCATCCGAATTCGTTCCAATTCAGAGGCTTCTACCATGATATGATAACTTTCTTTGACAAAGGACTCGAGTGATTTGCCGTCCGCTTGGTGGATGGCGTTTCTTTTTTTGCCTTCCAAATCCAAAAGGCGCTTGTAACAGTCTATTTCTGTAGTAAATAAACTTCTAAGTGATTCTACCCAATCCAACATGCGAATTCCTTTTCCCTTATGGGAAGGATCGACGGATTCCCAAACTAGCTTAGGAAAATTTATAAAAATTTACTATTTTCAGGTCTATGTCTCGAAAATCACCATGTATTAAAATCTGTATGATGGATCCAGAATCTGGGTTTTGTGCTGGTTGTTACCGAACAATCGAAGAAATCGGGGCTTGGTCCAGTATGACCGATGAGGAAAGAGAAGCTGTCTGGCAGGAGCTCCCGCATAGAAAGGCGGGAAACTCTACCAAAGAATAGATTACTTAGAACCTTTATCAATCTTATTGCGGTGTTCCTCACAGAGTCTATAAAGTTGATCTGTAGATGGATTTTTCTTTGTGACTTTTTTTCCGCATACAATACACAAACCTTGTGCTCTTCTTCTTTTGTATAACAATTGAACTCGTTCGGCACCTGATAAATTGTATTTACTGATTTGAAGACGAACTCCTTTTACCAAATAACTTCCGATGGAAGACTCCTCTCCTTTTTTTAATTCGGAAAAAATCTTGTTTAACTCATCCGGTTTAATCGATTTAGGCTTCATACATTCTCCTACTTTTTGCTAAATTTAACTCTCTGTTAGATTCTAAATGTTAATGCACATTAGTTTGTACCCACAAACGTGCAACTCTATTTTAAAATCATATCTGAATTCCCGAATATAGATTCAAAAACTAGGGACAAACTCTAATATTTGGAATGATTTTTGTGTTGGCAAAGTGAAAAGATCGACTAAGGTTTAGAGAAAGGACCAATTTATGGAAAAGAAGTACAAAACACTCAAAGATTTTTTCCCATTCTATTTAGAAGAACATAGCCATCCGTTTAACCGTGCGTTACATTTTGTCGGCTCAAGTCTTGCTTTAGGTTGTATTCTAGGATTTATTGCAACTGCTAAGTTGTATATCTTAGGTTTGGCGCTTGTTAGTGGGTATTTCTTTGCATGGATCGGACATTTCTTTGTCGAAAAAAATCGCCCTGCAACATTTACATACCCGATTTATTCCTTTGTTTCTGATTGGATGATGTACTTCAAAATGTTAACAGGACGTATTGATGTTGAATTTGCCAAAATTAAGTCAAAACAAAATTAAGATGAATCTAGTTCTCAATTTGATGATAACTCTTGTTTTGCTCTCGGGTTGTCGCCCGAGAGAAATCACAAAAGAAGAAATCACAACCTTACGTGATCAAAACAAAAGTTCCCTCATTCCTTTTGCTGAAACAATTTTGCCAAAAATACTGGGAACAGAATTTAAAAACATTGAATCAACGCTTAACAAAGACAAACAGAACGAAGTTCATGTCACATATGGTAGTAACAGTGCTTTAACATTCAATGATCCATCTGAGTACCGCAAGGTGCTGACCGAATACCATAGTTTGGTTTTATTACGCATTGGATATGTTTTGAACCTCCACCATTTCGATTTATTGTCACTTAGCCTTTCCAAACCTTTCTTCATCCAAGGAGAAAAAAATCCAGAAACAGAAATCCAAGAAGCTGAGATTTACCGAACAACGATGAAACAAATGGAGATTGCGAAGTTCTTTGAGAATCATCCAAATTTTGATCCATTCAAAGCACCTATGATTGGAGAAAAAGAATGGGAAAGGATAACAGAAGAATTACAAAAACTTTGGAAAGTAGATTTAGATGAAATCAGTCGTGTGAAGGTGGAATAATCCAAGGAACCATATCTTCGATAGAACGTTCCAATCGATCCAAATAAGAGAGTTTGGGAATTTCATAAGCACCCAATTGCCAAGTCACGTGGTTGAGTTGTTGGGTGTCAAATAACTCAAAATTTGATTCTTTCAGTTTTGCAAACAAATGAAAGAGGCCAATTTTTCCTGCATCCGATTCAAAGGAAAACATACTTTCTCCAGCAAAAAACTTACCGATCGCAACTCCATACACTCCACCAACTAAAACATTTTCTGCATTCCATACTTCAACGGAATGCGCCCAACCTTTTTTGTGGAGTTCCAAATAACCATCAATAAAACCAGGAGTGATCCAAGTGTTATCCTTTTCCCGATAAGAACATGCTTGCATGACAATCGCGAATGCTTCGTTAAAACTGATACGAAATTTTTTTTGCCTTACTTTGCGAAGAACGGTTTTAGAAAAATGAACTCGATGAATGTCAAAAATGGCACGAGGATCCAAACAATACCAACGAATAGGATCCTCAGACCAAGGGAAAATGCCATGTGTATATGCGTATAACAGGCGATCGACGGAGAAATCACCACCGACCGCAACCAAATCTTCCCTCCATTGCCGTGGGTTTTTAAAAAATTGGTCGAAACTCCGCTTTGTCAAGGTTCCAATACATCCTTTGGATAATCATAAACAATTTTCACTTTCAAACTTTTTCCATTTTCGTCATTGATATTGGAAAGACCTTCGAATTGTAAGATCCGACGAGTTTGCACATCATACACCAAAAGGAATGGTTTCACAACTTGTTTCAAAAGGAAGTTGTCAATTTCTAATCTGAGGTAAAGGGCTGGTCTGCCTTTCCACTCACCATCCTTGATTTTTAAAACCGCAAATTTATAATCATCAAGTTGTACGGGAGCGATGAAGTGGAAAGACATTCTCTCTCCTCTAGACAATGGTTCCCAATTGTTCCTTACAAAATAATCGAATCCTCCGTCCATCACTGCAGGTGTTTTAGGAGTATATGTTTTTTCAGAAAGAGGATCTTCTTTTTTACGTTTAAAAAATAAACGAACCGATTTCCCTTTTACATCGGCTCCTTCCGTATAACCATCTCTATCATCAACGGTTTTAAAGGTTGGTACTTCTGAATTTTGATCAAACTCAATGTGTTTGGAACCAAATACTTTTCCATTCGCGTCTTTGTATTGGATTTCAGAATGAGTGTGTTTTCCATTATTATAATATTCTTTATGATTGTCCGAATAAACATATTTTCCTGTGTTTAGGTCGTATGCCTTACCAAAATATTGGTATTTAGGTTTTTCTGCCAAAAGAGGCAAAAAGGATGGAAAAACTATGGCGAAAATTAGGATTTTACGTATCATACTCATTAGACCATGAAAAAATATAGACTGACTGACCAAAGGACACTTTTAGGGATTGTTTCCAAGTTGACAACTACGGTTCTACAAGACCGTGACACCAATCAAAAATTCACACTTAC
Encoded proteins:
- the flgN gene encoding flagellar export chaperone FlgN → MLDWVESLRSLFTTEIDCYKRLLDLEGKKRNAIHQADGKSLESFVKESYHIMVEASELERIRMKTIEDVYEKEKFQKDESSITLTHFLNQMDRESNFKLKTFALELKKVVADLKDAIITNEKLLRTRKEFLQATVDSLQELSREKVYTSHKQPTRRGQSQKGAIILNATA
- a CDS encoding DUF1289 domain-containing protein — protein: MSRKSPCIKICMMDPESGFCAGCYRTIEEIGAWSSMTDEEREAVWQELPHRKAGNSTKE
- a CDS encoding LIC10235 family protein, encoding MKPKSIKPDELNKIFSELKKGEESSIGSYLVKGVRLQISKYNLSGAERVQLLYKRRRAQGLCIVCGKKVTKKNPSTDQLYRLCEEHRNKIDKGSK
- a CDS encoding DUF962 domain-containing protein — translated: MEKKYKTLKDFFPFYLEEHSHPFNRALHFVGSSLALGCILGFIATAKLYILGLALVSGYFFAWIGHFFVEKNRPATFTYPIYSFVSDWMMYFKMLTGRIDVEFAKIKSKQN
- the aat gene encoding leucyl/phenylalanyl-tRNA--protein transferase — protein: MTKRSFDQFFKNPRQWREDLVAVGGDFSVDRLLYAYTHGIFPWSEDPIRWYCLDPRAIFDIHRVHFSKTVLRKVRQKKFRISFNEAFAIVMQACSYREKDNTWITPGFIDGYLELHKKGWAHSVEVWNAENVLVGGVYGVAIGKFFAGESMFSFESDAGKIGLFHLFAKLKESNFELFDTQQLNHVTWQLGAYEIPKLSYLDRLERSIEDMVPWIIPPSHD